In one window of Vibrio sp. JC009 DNA:
- the xerD gene encoding site-specific tyrosine recombinase XerD encodes MLSKLLVEAFQEKILNDQAIVEQFLDSMLLENGLSENTLASYRNDLKKVHQWLDKEKLTLLSVSTEKLQEFQAWQLDKGYKQTSRARTLSAIRRIFRYLYREKLREDDPSALLIAPKLPKRLPKDLSENQVEALLDAPDPNDPVELRDKAMLELLYATGLRVTELVSLTTENMSLREGVVRVTGKGNKERLVPMGENAIDWIETFLQQGRSVLLGEKASDVVFPSSRARQMTRQTFWHRIKHYAVIAGIDADSLSPHVLRHAFATHLLNHGADLRVVQMLLGHSDLSTTQIYTHVATERLKNIHKEHHPRA; translated from the coding sequence ATGCTGAGTAAGTTATTGGTAGAGGCTTTTCAGGAAAAAATATTGAACGATCAGGCTATTGTCGAACAGTTTCTGGATTCGATGCTTTTGGAAAACGGTTTATCCGAGAATACTCTGGCATCGTACCGAAATGATCTTAAGAAAGTGCATCAATGGCTGGATAAGGAAAAGCTAACGCTGCTTTCCGTTAGCACCGAAAAGCTGCAGGAATTTCAGGCGTGGCAGCTTGATAAAGGTTACAAGCAAACCTCCCGTGCCCGGACGCTCTCGGCTATACGACGCATATTCCGTTATCTGTACCGGGAAAAGCTGAGAGAGGATGATCCCAGTGCTCTGCTTATCGCTCCTAAGTTGCCAAAAAGGCTGCCAAAGGATCTGAGCGAGAATCAGGTAGAAGCCCTGCTGGATGCGCCTGACCCGAATGATCCGGTTGAACTCAGGGATAAGGCGATGCTGGAGCTGCTTTATGCGACGGGTCTGCGTGTGACTGAGCTGGTTAGTCTGACTACGGAAAATATGAGCCTTCGAGAAGGTGTGGTCAGGGTGACAGGTAAAGGGAACAAAGAGCGTCTGGTTCCCATGGGGGAAAACGCCATTGACTGGATTGAAACTTTTTTGCAGCAGGGCCGGTCTGTTCTTTTAGGTGAGAAAGCCTCAGATGTGGTTTTTCCCAGCAGTCGCGCCAGACAGATGACCAGGCAGACTTTCTGGCACAGAATTAAGCACTATGCGGTGATAGCCGGAATAGATGCGGACTCTCTTTCTCCCCATGTTTTGCGCCATGCTTTTGCGACGCACTTGTTGAATCATGGTGCAGATCTCAGAGTTGTGCAGATGTTACTGGGGCATAGTGACTTATCGACTACCCAAATTTATACTCACGTGGCAACGGAGAGACTGAAAAATATTCATAAAGAGCACCATCCAAGAGCATAG
- the rpsP gene encoding 30S ribosomal protein S16: MVTIRLARHGAKKRPFYQIVVADSRFAATGRYIEKVGFFNPTAQGQEEGLRLDLDRVNHWVGEGASLSDRVAKLVKDAQKAA, from the coding sequence ATGGTAACCATTCGTTTGGCACGTCACGGCGCTAAGAAGCGTCCATTTTATCAAATCGTAGTTGCAGATAGCCGCTTCGCTGCTACTGGTCGCTACATCGAGAAAGTAGGTTTCTTCAACCCTACTGCTCAAGGTCAGGAAGAAGGTCTTCGTCTAGACCTGGACCGCGTTAACCACTGGGTTGGCGAAGGTGCATCTCTGTCTGATCGTGTTGCTAAGCTAGTTAAAGACGCTCAGAAAGCGGCTTAA
- the prfB gene encoding peptide chain release factor 2 (programmed frameshift) has protein sequence MFEINPIKNRLEDVTERTNVLRGYLDYDAKKERLEEVNAELEQPDVWNEPERAQALGKERSALEAVVETIDQLDQGVDDVDGLLELAVEAEDQETFDEIEPELAELEAKLEKLEFRRMFAGDHDGSDCYIDLQSGSGGTEAQDWTSMMLRMYLRWAEAKGFKAEVIEVSEGDVAGLKSATVRIVGEYAYGWLRTETGVHRLVRKSPFDSGGRRHTSFASAFIYPEIDDNIAIDINPADLRIDVYRASGAGGQHVNTTESAVRITHLPTNTVVQCQNDRSQHKNKDQAMKQLKAKLFELELQKQNAEKQANEDAKSDIGWGSQIRSYVLDDSRIKDLRTGIENRNTQAVLDGDLDKFIEASLKSGL, from the exons ATGTTTGAAATCAATCCTATTAAAAACCGCCTAGAGGACGTAACTGAGCGTACGAATGTCCTTAGGGGGTATCTT GACTATGACGCTAAAAAAGAGCGTCTTGAAGAAGTCAATGCCGAACTAGAACAGCCGGATGTATGGAACGAACCTGAACGCGCACAGGCGCTGGGTAAAGAGCGTTCTGCACTTGAAGCGGTTGTTGAAACTATCGATCAGCTTGATCAGGGTGTCGACGATGTTGACGGCCTTCTTGAGCTTGCCGTGGAAGCCGAAGATCAGGAAACCTTCGATGAGATCGAGCCTGAGCTTGCTGAACTTGAAGCTAAGCTTGAGAAGCTAGAGTTCCGCCGTATGTTCGCTGGCGATCACGATGGTTCCGACTGTTATATCGACCTTCAGTCCGGCTCAGGTGGTACGGAAGCTCAGGACTGGACTTCAATGATGCTGCGCATGTACCTGCGCTGGGCTGAAGCTAAGGGCTTTAAAGCGGAAGTTATCGAAGTTTCTGAAGGTGATGTTGCCGGTCTGAAATCAGCAACGGTTCGTATTGTTGGTGAATACGCTTACGGCTGGCTGCGTACTGAAACCGGTGTTCACCGTCTGGTTCGTAAGTCTCCGTTTGATTCAGGCGGTCGTCGTCATACTTCATTTGCATCTGCATTTATCTATCCGGAGATTGATGACAACATCGCGATTGATATTAACCCGGCCGATCTTCGTATCGACGTATACCGTGCATCGGGCGCGGGTGGTCAGCACGTAAACACCACAGAATCTGCGGTACGTATTACGCACTTGCCGACCAATACCGTGGTTCAGTGTCAGAACGACCGTTCTCAGCATAAGAACAAAGATCAGGCGATGAAGCAGTTAAAAGCAAAACTGTTCGAGCTTGAGCTGCAAAAGCAGAATGCTGAAAAGCAGGCGAACGAAGACGCTAAGTCGGATATCGGCTGGGGTAGCCAGATCCGTTCTTACGTACTGGATGATTCTCGCATTAAAGACTT
- the rplS gene encoding 50S ribosomal protein L19 — MSNIIKALEQEQMKSDLPKFAPGDTVVVQVKVKEGDRERLQAFEGVVIAVRNRGLHSAFTVRKISNGEGVERTFQTHSPMVDSIEVKRRGAVRRAKLYYLRERSGKSARIKEKLAKK; from the coding sequence ATGAGTAACATCATCAAAGCTCTTGAGCAAGAGCAAATGAAATCTGACCTGCCTAAGTTCGCACCAGGTGACACTGTTGTTGTACAGGTTAAGGTTAAAGAAGGTGACCGTGAGCGTCTACAGGCTTTCGAAGGCGTTGTAATCGCTGTACGTAACCGTGGTCTACATTCTGCATTCACTGTTCGTAAGATCTCGAACGGTGAAGGTGTTGAACGTACGTTCCAAACTCACTCTCCAATGGTTGATAGCATTGAAGTTAAACGCCGCGGTGCAGTACGTCGTGCCAAACTGTACTACCTACGTGAGCGTTCTGGTAAGTCAGCTCGTATTAAAGAGAAGCTTGCTAAGAAGTAA
- the srmB gene encoding ATP-dependent RNA helicase SrmB, with amino-acid sequence MIRNFAELELDPELLDAIEEIGFDRPTQVQGEAIPQALDGRDILASAPTGTGKTAAFVLPALQFLLDFPRRKPGPARILILTPTRELAMQVADQARALAKNTKLNIFTITGGVQYQEHADVLATTQDIVVATPGRLMEYIEAERFDCRAIEWLILDEADRMLDMGFGPVVDRLSSECRWRKQTLLFSATLEGKGVEGFTADLLKDPAEIDAQPSRRERKKITQWYHRADSMEHKLELLKHILTEQAERSIVFLKTRERLADLRAQLESAQIPCSWIQGEMPQDRRNNAIKRFRDGEVNVLLATDVAARGIDLPDITHVINYDLPRTADVYLHRIGRTARAGKKGSAISLVEAHDQPMMDRVARYTKEEIKERYIKGMRPQHKKPVFKKKKKAKPAAKKKAVAKKKKK; translated from the coding sequence GTGATCAGAAATTTTGCTGAACTGGAACTGGATCCTGAACTGCTGGATGCCATTGAAGAGATCGGTTTTGACCGCCCTACCCAAGTACAGGGCGAAGCGATCCCACAGGCACTGGACGGCAGGGATATCCTTGCTTCAGCACCTACTGGTACAGGTAAAACCGCGGCATTTGTACTGCCTGCACTCCAGTTTCTTCTGGACTTTCCCCGCAGAAAACCAGGGCCTGCCAGGATTTTGATCCTGACCCCAACACGCGAACTTGCCATGCAGGTTGCCGACCAGGCTCGCGCTCTGGCTAAAAATACCAAACTGAACATCTTCACCATTACCGGTGGTGTTCAGTACCAGGAACACGCAGACGTTCTTGCAACGACTCAGGATATTGTGGTTGCGACACCGGGACGACTGATGGAGTACATTGAAGCTGAACGCTTTGACTGCCGTGCCATTGAATGGCTTATCCTGGATGAAGCAGACCGTATGCTGGATATGGGCTTTGGCCCTGTTGTTGACCGCCTTTCATCAGAGTGCCGCTGGCGGAAACAGACCCTTCTGTTTTCCGCAACACTGGAAGGCAAAGGCGTTGAAGGCTTCACTGCTGATCTGCTAAAAGATCCTGCAGAAATCGATGCACAACCATCACGCCGTGAACGTAAGAAGATCACCCAGTGGTATCACCGTGCCGACAGCATGGAGCACAAGCTTGAACTGCTTAAGCATATTCTGACTGAGCAGGCAGAACGCTCAATCGTGTTCCTGAAGACACGCGAACGCTTAGCCGATCTCAGAGCACAACTTGAAAGCGCGCAGATCCCTTGTAGCTGGATTCAGGGTGAAATGCCTCAGGACCGACGCAACAACGCAATCAAACGCTTCCGCGACGGCGAAGTAAATGTTCTTCTGGCGACAGATGTAGCAGCACGTGGCATCGACCTGCCAGACATCACGCACGTAATCAACTATGACCTGCCAAGAACCGCCGATGTTTACCTGCACCGTATTGGCCGCACAGCCAGAGCAGGTAAAAAAGGCAGTGCCATCTCTCTGGTAGAAGCGCATGATCAGCCAATGATGGACCGTGTTGCCCGCTACACCAAAGAAGAGATCAAAGAGCGCTATATCAAGGGTATGCGCCCGCAGCATAAAAAGCCGGTATTTAAGAAAAAGAAAAAAGCCAAACCAGCCGCTAAAAAGAAAGCCGTTGCAAAGAAAAAGAAGAAGTAG
- the trmD gene encoding tRNA (guanosine(37)-N1)-methyltransferase TrmD, which yields MWIGVISLFPEMFRSITEFGVTGQAVKKGLLSVETWNPRDFTHDKHRTVDDRPYGGGPGMLMMVQPLRDAIHTAKKASPGKTKVIYLSPQGRKLDQKGVEELATNENMVLICGRYEGIDERIIQSEVDEEWSIGDFVMTGGELPAMTLIDSVSRFIPGVLGDFASAEEDSFANGLLDCPHYTRPEVLDGKEVPAVLKSGNHKDIRRWRLKQSLGRTWLRRPELLENLALTDEQELLLAEFIKEHNAK from the coding sequence ATGTGGATTGGCGTAATAAGCCTGTTTCCTGAAATGTTCCGTTCAATCACTGAATTTGGAGTTACAGGTCAAGCGGTTAAAAAAGGTCTTTTGTCGGTAGAGACATGGAATCCAAGAGATTTCACTCACGACAAACATCGCACAGTCGATGACAGACCTTACGGTGGCGGTCCTGGTATGTTGATGATGGTTCAGCCTTTGCGCGATGCTATCCATACTGCCAAGAAAGCTTCACCGGGAAAGACGAAGGTAATCTATCTTTCTCCTCAAGGTCGTAAACTCGACCAGAAAGGGGTAGAAGAGCTGGCAACAAACGAGAACATGGTTCTGATTTGTGGCCGCTACGAAGGGATAGATGAGCGCATCATTCAGTCTGAGGTTGACGAAGAATGGTCAATCGGAGATTTTGTGATGACGGGCGGTGAACTGCCGGCCATGACCTTAATCGACTCTGTATCACGGTTTATACCGGGCGTACTTGGCGATTTTGCGTCAGCAGAGGAAGACTCCTTTGCAAATGGCTTGCTGGATTGTCCGCACTATACCCGTCCTGAAGTGTTAGACGGAAAAGAGGTACCAGCGGTACTGAAATCCGGAAATCATAAGGACATTCGTCGCTGGCGATTAAAACAATCGCTGGGCCGTACTTGGCTTAGAAGACCAGAGCTCCTGGAAAACCTAGCTCTGACTGACGAACAGGAACTATTACTTGCTGAGTTCATTAAAGAACATAACGCAAAGTAA
- the fldB gene encoding flavodoxin FldB, with translation MKIGLFYGSTTCYTEMAAEKIRAIIGEEIVDIYNVKETPLEVMEQYEFLILGISTWDFGELQEDWGAIWEHIGGVSIKNRYVALFGLGDQEGYGEWFLDAMGMLHDALKPIGVNFLGYWPNQGYKFEASKALTPDGTHFVGLALDEDSQYELSDERIAGWCEQILLEYQEKL, from the coding sequence ATGAAAATCGGACTCTTCTACGGCTCAACGACCTGTTACACAGAAATGGCTGCTGAAAAAATACGTGCCATAATTGGTGAGGAGATCGTGGATATCTACAATGTTAAAGAGACGCCATTAGAAGTAATGGAGCAGTATGAGTTTCTTATTTTAGGCATCTCGACCTGGGACTTTGGTGAACTTCAGGAAGATTGGGGCGCAATATGGGAGCACATAGGTGGCGTGTCCATAAAAAACAGGTACGTCGCATTGTTCGGGCTAGGCGATCAAGAAGGCTATGGGGAATGGTTCCTCGATGCCATGGGGATGTTGCACGATGCACTGAAACCAATTGGCGTTAATTTTCTGGGATACTGGCCAAATCAAGGCTATAAGTTTGAAGCATCAAAAGCACTGACGCCTGACGGCACTCATTTTGTCGGACTGGCACTGGATGAAGATTCGCAGTATGAGCTTAGTGATGAGCGAATTGCGGGGTGGTGTGAGCAGATACTTTTGGAGTATCAGGAGAAACTTTAA
- the brnQ gene encoding branched-chain amino acid transport system II carrier protein — MKQNLKFTDVIAVGFMLFAFFLGAGNIIFPPLAGQLAGDNLMPAMFGFLVTAVGLPLITIIAIAIAGGTWDHLTKDLPKRAATLMAVLMFIIIGPAFAAPRTGLVAYEMAFKPFLAEAGQAELTAFSVVFFAVAMFFAWSQSKLIDIIGKVLTPALFVALIVLAFAVFVSPQGEIMAAQGDYIAQPLTKGFLEGYNTMDTFASLMFGMLIVDVLRKKGITEAKATTKYLTLAGVIAASGLAFVYISLFFLGATSSTIAAGADNGGVVLSLYVQELFGSSGQLVLSTIVMLACLTTSIGLISACSDYFSSLTPVPYKAYVIIVGVACAVIANVGLSQLIALSVPVLFALYPVAIALVALTFIRGRLPNRQLAYRVVIAVSLLFALIDAAKVAGMDVSAFEFLPLFSYGMGWVLPTAATIVVMFLMPKAEGKLAESV, encoded by the coding sequence GTGAAACAGAATTTAAAATTTACAGATGTAATAGCCGTTGGCTTTATGCTTTTTGCTTTTTTCCTTGGCGCAGGAAACATTATCTTTCCTCCTCTTGCAGGGCAACTGGCTGGTGATAACCTGATGCCTGCAATGTTCGGCTTTCTTGTGACAGCAGTAGGCTTGCCGCTAATCACTATTATAGCGATCGCTATTGCAGGCGGAACCTGGGATCATCTTACCAAAGACCTGCCTAAGCGAGCAGCTACTTTGATGGCGGTGCTGATGTTTATCATCATCGGCCCCGCATTTGCTGCACCACGTACAGGTCTGGTGGCTTATGAGATGGCATTTAAGCCGTTTCTGGCTGAAGCTGGACAGGCTGAACTGACGGCCTTCTCTGTGGTGTTCTTTGCAGTTGCTATGTTCTTTGCCTGGTCCCAAAGCAAACTTATCGACATTATCGGTAAGGTGCTGACCCCGGCATTGTTTGTTGCTCTGATTGTGCTGGCATTTGCAGTATTTGTTTCTCCTCAGGGCGAAATTATGGCCGCTCAGGGTGACTATATTGCTCAGCCACTGACAAAAGGTTTCCTTGAAGGCTATAACACTATGGATACCTTTGCTTCACTGATGTTTGGTATGTTGATTGTTGACGTATTGCGTAAGAAGGGCATTACTGAAGCGAAAGCAACCACCAAGTACCTGACTCTGGCCGGTGTTATCGCGGCATCTGGTCTGGCTTTTGTTTATATATCACTCTTCTTCCTTGGCGCGACAAGCAGCACCATTGCAGCGGGCGCTGATAACGGTGGTGTGGTTCTGAGTCTGTATGTGCAGGAACTGTTTGGTTCATCTGGCCAGCTTGTGCTGTCTACTATTGTAATGCTGGCGTGTCTGACAACATCAATCGGTCTGATCTCTGCGTGTTCGGATTACTTCAGCTCACTGACTCCTGTGCCGTATAAAGCGTACGTGATTATCGTCGGTGTTGCGTGCGCAGTGATCGCGAACGTTGGTCTGTCTCAACTGATTGCGCTTTCTGTACCTGTACTGTTCGCTCTGTACCCGGTAGCCATTGCTCTGGTTGCTCTGACCTTTATCCGGGGTCGTCTGCCAAACCGCCAACTGGCATACCGCGTAGTCATCGCAGTATCACTGCTGTTCGCTCTTATCGACGCTGCAAAAGTTGCAGGTATGGACGTATCAGCATTCGAATTCCTGCCACTGTTCAGCTACGGAATGGGTTGGGTACTGCCAACGGCTGCGACTATCGTGGTTATGTTCCTGATGCCGAAGGCGGAAGGGAAGTTAGCGGAGTCTGTTTAA
- a CDS encoding methyltransferase translates to MKTEPAKTKDFKFKQFHICGGLSGMPVSTDGVLLGAWASFSDPEKILDIGTGTGLLALMCAQRFAKAEITALDIDDNAIAAASTNFNNSHWTDRLQLILQDVLEFEPSYKFDAIICNPPYFNTGEQSSVSQRAKARHTDTLNHKSLLARCHRLLTKEGRACFILPLFEGETFLSMASEANWNVAKVCRVRPNENKPTSRLLIELSKQTIATEETELSIRSQDGYSEKFTALTKAFYLKM, encoded by the coding sequence ATAAAAACAGAGCCAGCAAAAACAAAAGACTTTAAATTCAAACAATTCCATATTTGCGGTGGATTATCTGGTATGCCTGTGAGTACGGATGGCGTTTTACTGGGTGCGTGGGCTTCATTTTCAGATCCGGAAAAAATACTTGATATAGGCACAGGTACCGGGCTTCTTGCGCTTATGTGCGCGCAACGCTTTGCCAAAGCAGAGATTACCGCACTGGATATTGACGACAATGCGATCGCCGCCGCCTCAACTAACTTCAATAACTCTCACTGGACAGACAGGCTACAACTGATCTTGCAGGATGTGCTGGAATTTGAACCTTCATATAAGTTTGATGCCATTATCTGTAATCCTCCCTATTTCAATACCGGAGAGCAGTCTTCTGTATCGCAAAGGGCGAAAGCCAGACATACAGATACGCTGAATCACAAAAGCCTGTTAGCCCGCTGCCATCGGTTACTGACAAAGGAAGGCCGCGCTTGTTTTATCCTTCCTCTCTTTGAGGGTGAGACCTTCTTATCTATGGCTTCAGAGGCAAACTGGAATGTGGCAAAAGTATGCAGAGTCCGCCCTAACGAAAACAAACCGACAAGCCGTCTGCTTATCGAACTTTCTAAGCAAACTATCGCAACCGAAGAAACTGAGCTGAGCATTCGTAGCCAGGATGGCTACAGCGAGAAGTTTACCGCGCTGACTAAAGCGTTTTATCTGAAAATGTAA
- the yacG gene encoding DNA gyrase inhibitor YacG — protein MSKPTIVKCPTCQKEVEWSEKSPYRPFCSKKCQMIDFGDWADEENLIPGAPDMSDGDGWSEDY, from the coding sequence ATGAGTAAACCAACAATAGTAAAATGCCCGACTTGTCAGAAAGAGGTCGAATGGTCAGAGAAAAGTCCTTATCGGCCGTTTTGCAGCAAGAAATGTCAGATGATCGATTTTGGCGACTGGGCGGATGAGGAGAACCTGATTCCGGGGGCGCCGGATATGTCTGATGGGGATGGGTGGTCGGAAGATTACTAG
- the rimM gene encoding ribosome maturation factor RimM (Essential for efficient processing of 16S rRNA), translated as MSVEGKETMSEQNEKVVVGKFGATYGIRGWLKVISYTDNAESIFDYSPWFINQKGQWVEYKVESWKRHNKGLVAKLEGLDVREDAHLMTNFEISIDPAALPELSEDEFYWRELFGMKVVTTKGYDLGEVTDMLETGSNDVLVVKANLKDAFGQKERLIPFLEEQVIKNIDREAQRIEVDWDPGF; from the coding sequence ATGTCGGTTGAAGGTAAAGAAACGATGAGCGAGCAAAACGAAAAAGTAGTAGTAGGCAAGTTTGGTGCTACGTACGGCATTCGTGGCTGGCTTAAAGTGATTTCCTACACAGACAATGCTGAAAGTATTTTTGATTACAGCCCCTGGTTTATTAACCAGAAAGGGCAGTGGGTTGAATACAAAGTCGAAAGCTGGAAGCGCCATAACAAAGGTTTGGTAGCTAAGCTTGAAGGTTTGGATGTGCGTGAGGATGCTCACCTGATGACAAACTTTGAAATTTCGATTGACCCGGCAGCACTACCTGAACTGTCAGAAGATGAATTCTACTGGCGCGAATTGTTTGGAATGAAAGTGGTAACGACGAAAGGGTATGACCTTGGCGAAGTTACTGACATGCTGGAAACAGGTTCCAACGATGTTTTGGTTGTGAAAGCCAATCTAAAAGATGCTTTTGGCCAGAAGGAACGATTAATTCCGTTCCTTGAAGAGCAGGTGATCAAAAATATTGATCGCGAAGCTCAACGGATCGAAGTTGACTGGGATCCTGGATTTTAA
- a CDS encoding thioredoxin fold domain-containing protein: MSVLRKTLFALSPVFLSACIEAEEKVVQPQAEEVKTTESAMASFDEAAIKTRFAAIGITVNSIEATAFDGVVEVSTSSGVVYSDKTGQNFIAGTLYSFDEEGNPVDILAAKQAPINAAKIESFADDMIVYQAENEKFAVTVFTDTTCTYCVRLHSQMQGYNDLGITVRYLAYPRQGPTGDVAQEMAKIWCSEDPAKAMGTAKIERNFNEEVQNLAQCQQKVADQYMLGRDLGISGTPAVFLPDGNVVAGYMPPAGLYKRLLQVN; this comes from the coding sequence ATGAGCGTGCTACGCAAGACTTTATTTGCGCTATCTCCGGTTTTTCTTTCTGCCTGTATTGAGGCGGAAGAGAAAGTAGTTCAGCCTCAGGCTGAAGAAGTGAAAACGACAGAATCAGCGATGGCTTCATTTGATGAAGCCGCGATAAAAACACGCTTTGCAGCCATTGGCATCACAGTAAATAGCATTGAAGCTACAGCGTTTGACGGAGTGGTTGAAGTATCCACTTCCAGTGGTGTGGTTTATTCGGATAAGACAGGGCAGAACTTTATTGCCGGGACTTTATATTCATTTGATGAAGAGGGGAATCCGGTAGATATTCTGGCAGCAAAACAGGCGCCGATAAATGCCGCTAAGATTGAGTCTTTTGCTGATGATATGATTGTGTATCAAGCGGAAAATGAAAAATTCGCGGTTACTGTATTTACCGATACCACTTGTACTTACTGCGTGCGTCTGCATAGCCAGATGCAGGGTTACAATGATTTAGGTATCACTGTTCGCTATCTGGCCTATCCTCGTCAGGGCCCAACCGGAGATGTTGCCCAGGAGATGGCAAAAATCTGGTGTTCTGAAGACCCAGCTAAGGCGATGGGCACAGCGAAGATAGAACGTAACTTTAATGAAGAGGTTCAGAACCTGGCTCAGTGCCAGCAAAAAGTTGCGGATCAGTATATGCTTGGCCGTGATCTGGGTATTTCCGGCACTCCAGCCGTTTTCCTGCCTGACGGAAACGTAGTTGCCGGTTATATGCCGCCAGCAGGGCTGTATAAGCGTCTGCTGCAAGTTAATTAA
- the recJ gene encoding single-stranded-DNA-specific exonuclease RecJ encodes MIEIKRRPEADISALPDSIPPLLRRIYISRGITSTQQLDNSARGLLPYQTLNGIQKAVELLFQCIETGRRIIVVGDFDADGATSSALSVLAMRKLGSSNIDYLVPNRFEDGYGLSPEVVDQAIALQAEVIMTVDNGVSSIEGVRYAKQQGLQVIVTDHHLPGDELPEADAMVNPNLETCEFPSKSLAGVGVAFYLMMALRAYMRGKNWFELNGVPEPNLGELLDLVALGTVADVVSLDGNNRILVHQGLQRIRAGKARPGIQALIEVSKRESRRMVAADFGFALGPRINAAGRLDDMSFGVELLMCSNIHAARRMASELDGLNQTRREIEEGMKQEAMAFCERIQYSDDSELPFGLALFQRDWHQGVIGILASRIKDQFHRPVIAFADGGEGYIKGSCRSIPGLHMRDTLDLIDKKHPGIIVKFGGHAMAAGLTIKEEHFKTFSEAFDQAVRNVLEEDALKGVILTDGELLPEEFSMLTAEQLRSGGPWGQNFPEPVFDGEFKILHQKLVGEKHLKLMVEPLFKGHPTNLTLDAIAFNVDLRRWPDASVKTVNMAYRLDVNEFRGNQSLQLMVETLSA; translated from the coding sequence ATGATAGAAATAAAACGCCGGCCAGAAGCCGACATATCCGCTCTTCCTGATTCGATTCCTCCGCTATTAAGACGCATCTACATCAGCCGGGGTATTACCAGCACGCAGCAACTGGATAATTCAGCCAGAGGCCTGCTTCCTTATCAGACATTAAATGGCATTCAGAAAGCCGTTGAACTGCTTTTTCAGTGCATTGAAACCGGCAGGCGCATTATTGTTGTCGGTGACTTTGATGCGGACGGTGCGACCAGCTCTGCGCTCTCTGTTCTGGCGATGAGAAAGCTGGGCAGTAGTAATATTGATTATCTGGTGCCCAACCGTTTTGAAGACGGATACGGGCTGAGCCCGGAAGTGGTTGATCAGGCTATTGCGCTTCAGGCTGAAGTGATTATGACGGTGGACAATGGTGTCTCTTCTATTGAAGGTGTCCGCTATGCTAAGCAGCAGGGACTTCAGGTTATTGTTACCGATCACCACTTACCAGGGGATGAGTTGCCGGAAGCCGATGCCATGGTGAACCCAAACCTTGAAACCTGCGAGTTTCCGTCCAAGTCTCTTGCCGGAGTCGGCGTCGCCTTTTATCTGATGATGGCTCTGCGCGCTTATATGCGCGGGAAAAACTGGTTTGAGCTAAATGGCGTACCTGAGCCGAATTTAGGTGAGCTGCTTGACCTTGTTGCGCTTGGAACCGTCGCGGATGTAGTTTCTCTGGATGGAAACAACCGGATTTTAGTTCATCAGGGCTTGCAGCGAATCAGAGCAGGAAAAGCCCGGCCTGGCATTCAGGCTCTGATTGAAGTTTCCAAAAGAGAATCCAGAAGAATGGTAGCGGCCGATTTTGGTTTTGCTCTTGGCCCCCGAATTAATGCGGCCGGTCGTCTGGATGATATGTCGTTCGGGGTTGAGCTTCTGATGTGCAGCAATATTCATGCAGCCAGAAGAATGGCCAGTGAACTGGATGGCCTAAATCAGACCCGCCGGGAAATTGAAGAGGGAATGAAACAGGAAGCCATGGCTTTCTGTGAGCGTATTCAGTATTCAGATGACAGCGAACTGCCTTTCGGGCTGGCACTTTTCCAGCGAGACTGGCATCAGGGCGTTATCGGCATTTTGGCATCCAGAATTAAGGACCAGTTCCACCGACCGGTTATCGCTTTTGCTGACGGTGGCGAAGGTTACATCAAAGGATCCTGCCGTTCCATTCCCGGCCTGCATATGCGTGATACGCTTGACCTGATTGACAAGAAGCATCCGGGCATCATTGTTAAGTTCGGCGGACACGCAATGGCTGCCGGCCTGACTATTAAAGAAGAGCACTTTAAAACTTTCTCTGAGGCTTTTGATCAGGCCGTGAGAAACGTACTGGAAGAAGATGCCCTGAAAGGTGTGATCCTTACCGACGGTGAACTACTACCGGAAGAGTTCTCTATGCTGACCGCAGAGCAACTGCGTTCAGGAGGTCCATGGGGCCAGAACTTCCCCGAGCCGGTATTTGACGGTGAATTTAAAATACTGCACCAAAAACTGGTCGGCGAAAAACACCTGAAACTTATGGTAGAGCCGCTATTTAAAGGCCACCCAACTAACCTCACCCTGGATGCCATCGCTTTCAATGTTGACCTAAGACGCTGGCCTGATGCATCGGTTAAGACGGTGAATATGGCTTATCGGTTGGATGTTAATGAGTTTCGGGGGAATCAGAGTCTTCAGCTAATGGTGGAAACGTTAAGCGCGTAA